The Toxorhynchites rutilus septentrionalis strain SRP chromosome 3, ASM2978413v1, whole genome shotgun sequence genome includes a region encoding these proteins:
- the LOC129778646 gene encoding zinc finger protein 181-like: MDREFVDINEPLNIHLMKPTDSWNHLTNEYTYYTHYDNGALYASPDMGSAMHLNDYNGTTYLSMADDGYYPYNATTYPEYTSSGYWTKEVQSPDTSIPTKEYRSIHTLQNTTVGNLPVYTLQFSDDMQQTMDINTNDENISSQPVMHTEQGTVVSAQQLPFRNVLLHSVFPLPSPSTSESSNSESKYHYLETLSPNNSSQHDYEQPLPSLANFANISEHISERNNNNVHSEAINSTASNSDPPTAPTPPLEPSSSSRSKSSSKSGKSIRPSVVLHSEYQCKICSGYYKTRYGLTQHKKSVHSDYKYRCRTCGKHFPTAEILDEHTVKHSRTDKPWKCKKCPKSYINKSDMIRHLQTHDPSTKPYQCSRCGMRFGRADHRDLHLNSHARQDRKRKRERQFQGVDHDVSAGA; encoded by the exons ATGGATCGTGAGTTTGTGGATATCAATGAACCACTCAATATACATTTGATGAAGCCAACGGACAGTTGGAATCACTTAACGAACGAATACACCTATTATACCCACTATGATAATGGAGCGTTGTACGCGTCACCAGATATGGGTTCAGCTATGCATTTAAACGACTATAACGGAACAacttatctatcaatggcagATGATGGTTACTATCCGTATAATGCTACTACATATCCAGAATACACATCGTCTGGATATTGGACAAAAGAGGTCCAGTCACCAGACACAAGTATACCAACCAAGGAGTACCGAAGTATACATACACTTCAAAATACAACTGTAGGAAATCTACCGGTATATACACTACAATTTAGTGATGATATGCAACAAACAATGGATATAAACACAAACGACGAAAACATTTCGTCTCAACCGGTTATGCATACCGAACAAGGTACGGTAGTATCAGCCCAACAACTGCCATTTCGGAATGTATTGTTACATTCTGTTTTTCCGCTACCATCACCATCCACATCGGAATCGTCCAACTCGGAATCAAAGTACCACTATTTAGAGACATTGTCGCCAAACAATTCATCACAGCATGATTATGAGCAGCCTTTACCTTCATTGGCAAATTTCGCCAATATAAGTGAACATATAAGTGAACGCAACAATAATAACGTTCATTCTGAAGCAATTAATTCTACTGCTTCTAACTCCGATCCACCCACAGCTCCAACACCACCATTGGAACCGTCTTCGAGCTCGCGATCAAAGAGCAGTAGTAAATCCGGAAAATCTATTAGACCGAGTGTGGTTCTACATAGCGAATACCAGTGCAAAATATGCAGCGGTTACTACAAAACAAGGTATGGATTGACGCAACATAAAAAAAGTGTCCATTCGGACTACAAATATAGATGCCGAACGTGCGGTAAGCACTTCCCTACGGCAGAAATACTTGACGAGCATACTGTGAAACATAGTCGCACTGACAAGCCGTGGAAGTGCAAAAAATGTCCGAAATCGTACATAAACAAGAGTGATATGATCCGTCATTTGCAAACCCATGATCCTTCGACGAAACCCTACCAATGCAGCAGATGTGGAATGAGATTCGGTCGTGCTGATCACAGAGATCTACACCTGAATAGCCACGCACGCCAAGACAGGAAACGCAAACGAGAGCGTCAGTTTCAAG GCGTAGACCACGATGTCTCAGCTGGAGCATAA